A genomic stretch from Salvelinus alpinus chromosome 38, SLU_Salpinus.1, whole genome shotgun sequence includes:
- the LOC139566482 gene encoding bromodomain adjacent to zinc finger domain protein 2B-like isoform X15, which produces MESGERLASPAPPTLPTARTSSPAASSSSSSPAPHSKSSLAPSPAASLGSTLSTSGRLYGAMSDQQPYTLSSAFPLVSHPAFGLYTTSSGRPEFGGLGSLGSLGSLGSLGMSAALAAHPQLGALTEWWRAAEAHSRGAAAFLPPFLGLPTMFTPHIQQNHSPMQPPSRTPSKNGQIPKGVNGAVNGSGVSSPTMQGSYSMNASPSLGASQSVKGPKARGPRSSPHSQSHTAELQLEKVPHKPKDKKPSKKPAEVAGVSDSESGSSSDSSSNGAISSDLEDLGGEEDDDDDDDDDDEDEEEDGKCEAWNSEKEKARRAKKKKMKIGTLSSGMKEAQDKRNNLPHSLPSDPPILVPSQHCPSPPTLSQSSPLSLQTSRPREEGLQQHLSVIQSTGLAASSKPLALLTQPRRETSPSPLSASPIPLITSPKGRTTSSPKPPKLLPSSPQNLPLSLCTSLSRSVPLSSSPQSFPLLTSPMANSQQPKPLKTPGSGKASKRKLLEDSLSQINEFRLKQSLLSQGQTFPAAQPKKQQGHRTSRKAAGVKSSSLPPPKLSSPESLGGGGRSTKLPPAPLPPPPQNNHSNLFLSSALLGLAAHPNGVIQSTTAQDAPLALITKPRKDSNKDLSGAGASLSLPVNLSTGGRAHSASSQAPPARPATSPSPATARGPRKIKAPKTPKLQAPNLQVQAHALAPMAAWKGLSQSHLVQSLVDLFRGAEAGLPGLPGLPSSKDSDDSVEDDDDDDDDDDDDLDDLEDDEEDSDDSLSDSDSNSDSDADVSGGKLKDPKLKLPSSGSASKREKTPLKLTKGHASLLSNSTNHTATSCSPLNLQVIKTPNIVTSSSALAYHSSPSSSYSLAMPPGAGKRKRVMDEQELRIPLELGWQRETRIKSVSGKMQGDVAYYAPCGKKLRQYPDVMKYLSRNEISGITRDNFSFSAKIMVGDFYEAREGPQGLQWSLLKDEDVIPHILAMEGRRGRPPNSERQRGAEGGKGSRRRKGRPPNVGEGLGLGAEVPSPSEAKLLRKLEAQEIARQAAQMKMMRKLEKQAMARAAKEARKQQAIMAAEERRKQKEQMKIIKQQEKIKRIQQIRLEKEMRTQQILEAKRRKKEEVANAKVMEAEKRIKEKEMRRQHAVILKHQELERHRLDMERERRRQHGMLMKAVEARKKAEERERLRQEKRDEKRLNKERKLELRRLELEIARELKKPNEDMCLADHKPLPEFSRIPGLILPGVAVSDCLMLMQFLRGFGKVLGFDVGVDVPTLGMLQEGLLNVGDSMGHVQDLLVRLLSLAVCDPGLPPGHKTKTMLGDHLTNVGINRDNVSEVLQMYMGAHCGQTELAELALSLKTKAFQAHTPAQKASILGFLANELACSKSVVSEIDKNLDHMTNMRKDKWLIEGKLKKLRTIHAKRTGKRDASMGGEETQPLGTPSSGLKRKRKAGAESDDDDDEDEDSDDLADEDDEEEEEEMKKGKKVETCDEDDGDQSTSVEELEKQIEKLAKQQHQVRRKLFEASHSLRSMMYGQDRYRRRYWVLPHCGGVFIEAMESGEAAGELDKERERRRTAAGEVHIKEEPQEEEVQKKKPGGVGGEERSVYTPVGSEEGKEEKKGSPNLFLLQSASLSKLTTLLHAAKDVAKETREAEADPRPKYNGSPTPPSVTTTTITTPPSYPAHNASLPALPTSPCALTAPNLPCEEAKPGFPTSTSSPSSFSSLLSPPPQLFSPMKTSTLTPTPPQLQYLPSDQLLRVLTERSGHWFTLLPRSPCDDTSLTTSPSPGPGPLQSSPLPSSSLTRPRSPPASPALPLTPSAASASASPHHPAGFINYPLSALQGKAGGSLLGLSAFCGGWPSGMMSPSQLPFCSSPLPGHSGLSSVEGSANAAPSVSSKSESPVPPGEKLSSTVPSPAMMEVPKHSDHPTPWPIPEEMLSGWWRVSDIEELRSLVESLHSRGVREKGLHRQMHKYMELIPQVCTKHRDAAMIELCELEESQVSVESVRGWCVEEQAMEMDIAVLQQVEELERKVTTASLQVKGWMYPEPQSEREDLVYHEHKPLPKQQPAAGGAADKDQPEDKADHKAGGVVRHADNPLDIAVTRLADLERNIERRGEEEVAHGMKVWRKALGDVRSAAQLAMCLQQLQKSIAWERSIMKVYCQICRKGDNEDLLLLCDGCDKGCHTYCHKPKITAIPEGDWYCPACISKASGPSPKNKKLPSKPVAGGGGKKPTTAEAKRNGKQAGNSNGNVEVSEDDSASANSTPKKGGGAKEPPSRKRKGEESPAPSQAPPTPQSRSQESPVVCVKRAKTARDNNRDLGLCRVLLAELERHQDAWPFLNPVNTKGIPGYRKVIKKPMDFATIREKLISSQYQNLETFIIDVNLVFDNCEKFNEDNSDIGRAGHNMRKFFDKRWTELLKQIN; this is translated from the exons GTCGTTTGTATGGGGCGATGAGCGACCAGCAGCCCTACACGTTGTCAAGTGCCTTCCCCCTGGTCAGCCACCCAGCCTTCGGCCTGTACACCACTAGCTCAGGACGCCCAGAGTTTGGAGGCCTGGGGTCGTTGGGGTCCCTGGGTTCTCTGGGGTCCTTGGGGATGTCTGCTGCCCTGGCCGCACACCCCCAGCTGGGGGCTCTGACAG AATGGTGGCGAGCAGCAGAGGCCCACAGTAGGGGGGCAGCAGCCTTCCTCCCCCCGTTCCTGGGCCTCCCCACAATGTTCACCCCCCACATCCAGCAGAACCACAGCCCcatgcaacccccctccaggacCCCCAGCAAAAACGGACAGATCCCCAAAG GGGTGAACGGGGCAGTGAACGGAAGTGGGGTCTCCTCCCCAACCATGCAGGGGTCTTACTCCATGAACGCGTCCCCATCTCTGGGTGCCTCCCAGTCTGTTAAGGGCCCCAAGGCCAGGGGCCCCAGGAGCAGCCCTCACAGCCAGAGCCACACAGCAGAGCTACAGCTGGAGAAAGTACCCCACAAACCTAAAGACAAG AAGCCCAGTAAAAAGCCAGCAGAGGTCGCTGGGGTCAGTGACAGCGAATCAGGCTCTTCCTCGGACAGCTCCAGCAACGGAGCCATCAGCAGCGACCTGGAGGACCTCGGAGGGGAAGAGGACGACGACGATGATGATGACGACGATGATGAAGACGAGGAAGAGGATGGAAAGTGTGAGGCGTGGAACTCTGAGAAGGAGAAGGCGAGGCGGgcgaagaagaaaaaaatgaag aTCGGGACACTAAGCTCAGGCATGAAGGAGGCACAAGACAAGAGGAACAACCTGCCCCACAGCCTACCCTCCGACCCCCCCATCCTGGTCCCCTCACAGCACTGCCCCTCTCCTCCTACCCTGTCCCAGAGCTCCCCCCTGTCCCTCCAGACCTCCCGGCCCAGGGAGGAGGGTCTCCAGCAGCACCTCAGTGTCATCCAGTCCACGGGCCTAGCAGCCAGCTCCAAGCCCCTGGCTCTCCTCACCCAACCCCGCAGGGAAACCTCCCCATCACCCCTCTCTGCCTCGCCAATCCCCCTCATCACCTCGCCCAAAGGACGCACCACATCCTCCCCCAAGCCGCCCAAGCTCCTGCCCTCCTCGCCGCAGAACCTGCCCCTGTCCCTCTGCACTTCCCTGTCCCGCTCCGTACCCCTGTCCTCCTCGCCTCAATCCTTCCCTCTCCTCACGTCGCCCATGGCCAACTCCCAGCAGCCCAAGCCTCTGAAGACACCTGGCAGTGGGAAAGCCAGTAAGAGGAAGCTGCTGGAGGATTCACTCTCTCAAATCAACGAATTCAGGCTCAAACAG TCTTTACTCTCGCAAGGCCAGACGTTCCCGGCGGCGCAGCCCAAGAAGCAGCAGGGTCACAGAACCTCTCGGAAGGCTGCTGGGGTGAAGTCATCCTCCTTGCCGCCCCCCAAGCTGTCCTCCCCGGAGAGTCTGGGTGGCGGTGGCAGAAGCACCAAGTTGCCCCctgctcccctcccccctcccccccagaaCAACCACTCCAACCTCTTCCTGTCCAGCGCTCTCCTGGGCCTGGCTGCCCACCCCAACGGAGTCATCCAAAGCACCACCGCTCAGGACGCACCGCTGGCCCTTATCACCAAGCCCCGCAAGGACTCCAACAAGGACCTCTCTGGGGCAGGGGCGTCCCTCTCGCTGCCCGTCAACCTCAGCACCGGCGGAAGGGCCCACTCGGCCTCTTCTCAGGCCCCCCCGGCGCGGCCCGCTACCTCACCCTCACCGGCCACGGCACGGGGCCCCAGGAAGATCAAGGCCCCCAAGACCCCTAAGCTCCAGGCCCCTAACCTCCAGGTTCAGGCCCATGCTCTGGCCCCCATGGCAGCCTGGAAGGGCCTCTCTCAGAGTCACCTGGTGCAGTCTCTGGTGGACCTGTTCAGAGGGGCCGAGGCCGGCCTCCCAGGTCTCCCCGGTCTCCCTAGCAGCAAGGACTCGGATGACTCTGTTGAGgatgacgacgacgacgacgatgatgatgatgatgatctggatgatttggaggatgatgaggaggactcGGATGACAGCTTGTCAG ATTCTGACAGTAACTCGGACAGCGACGCGGACGTCTCCGGTGGCAAACTGAAGGACCCGAAGCTGAAGCTGCCATCGTCAGGCTCCGCCTCCAAGAGGGAGAAGACCCCACTCAAGCTAACCAAAGGCCACGCCTCCTTACTGAGCAACTCAACCAATCACACAGCCACCAGCTGCTCCCCGCTCAACCTGCAGGTCATCAAGACGCCCAACATCGTCACCAGCTCCAGTGCCTTGGCCTATCAcagctctccttcctcctcctactCCCTGGCCATGCCCCCAG gcGCAGGGAAAAGAAAGAGGGTGATGGATGAGCAGGAGTTGAGGATACCTCTGGAGTTGGG CTGGCAGAGAGAAACGCGGATCAAGAGCGTGTCTGGGAAGATGCAAGGCGACGTGGCGTATTACGCGCCATGCGGGAAGAAGTTGAGGCAGTACCCAGATGTGATGAAG TATCTATCCAGAAATGAAATAAGTGGCATCACACGCGATAATTTTAGCTTCAGTGCAAAGATAATGGTTGGTGACTTCTATGAAGCCAGAGAAGGACCCCAG GGCCTGCAGTGGAGTCTGCTGAAGGACGAGGACGTCATCCCTCATATCCTGGCCATGGAGGGCCGGCGGGGACGGCCCCCCAACTCAGAGCGCCAGCGCGGGGCCGAGGGGGGAAAGGGCTCCCGGAGGAGGAAGGGCCGGCCGCCCAACGTGGGAGAGGGTCTGGGGTTGGGGGCAGAGGTGCCTAGCCCCAGCGAGGCCAAACTCTTACGCAAACTGGAGGCCCAag AGATAGCCAGGCAGGCGGCCCAGATGAAGATGATGAGGAAGCTGGAGAAGCAGGCCATGGCCAGGGCAGCCAAAGAGGCCAGGAAGCAACaag CCATCATGGCGGCCGAGGAAAGGAGGAAGCAGAAGGAGCAAATGAAGATCATCAAGCAGCAG GAGAAGATCAAGCGTATTCAGCAGATCAGGTTGGAGAAGGAGATGAGGACACAGCAGATCCTGGAG GCTAAACGGAGAAAGAAAGAAGAGGTTGCGAATGCCAAAGTTATGGAGGCAGAGAAACGAATAAAG GAGAAAGAAATGCGAAGACAGCATGCAGTCATTTTGAAGCACCAG GAGTTGGAGAGGCATAGACTAGATATG gagagggagaggagacggcAACATGGGATGCTCATGAAGGCGGTGGAGGCTCGCAAGAAAGCAGAG GAGCGCGAGCGCTTGCGGCAGGAAAAGAGGGATGAGAAGCGCCTGAACAAGGAGCGGAAATTGGAGCTGAGGAGGCTGGAACTGGAGATTGCCAGGGAGCTGAAGAAGCCAAATGAAGACATGTGTCTGGCCGATCATAAG CCTCTTCCAGAGTTTTCCAGAATCCCTGGCCTGATCTTGCCGGGGGTTGCGGTGTCTGACTGCCTGATGCTGATGCAGTTCCTACGCGGCTTTGGGAAGGTGCTGGGCTTCGATGTGGGGGTGGACGTACCCACCCTGGGgatgctgcaggagggcctgctCAACGTGGGAGACAGCATGGGACACGTCCAGGACCTGCTGGTCAGACTCCTCTCCCTGGCCGTGTGTGACCCTGGACTGCCCCCTGGACACAAG acCAAGACCATGCTGGGGGACCATCTGACCAACGTGGGCATCAACCGGGACAACGTGTCGGAGGTGCTGCAGATGTACATGGGGGCCCATTGTGGGCAGACTGAGCTGGCTGAGCTGGCCCTCAGCCTGAAGACCAAGGCCTTCCAGGCCCACACCCCCGCCCAGAAGGCCTCCATACTAGGCTTCCTGGCCAATGAGCTGGCCTGCAGCAAGAGTGTCGTCAG TGAGATCGACAAGAACCTTGATCACATGACCAACATGAGGAAGGACAAGTGGCTGATCGAGGGCAAACTCAAAAA gttgaGGACCATCCATGCCAAACGGACCGGAAAGAGAGATGCCAGCATGGGAGGGGAGGAGACCCAGCCCCTGGGTACGCCTTCCTCTGGCCTCAAACGCAAGAGAAAGGCCGGAGCAGAAAGCGACGACGACGATGATGAAGACGAAGACAGCGACGACCTGGCCGATGAAGatgacgaggaagaggaggaggagatgaagaaGGGGAAGAAAGTGGAAACGTGTGACGAGGACGATGGGGACCAATCAACTAGTGTGGAGGAGCTGGAGAAACAGATAGAGAAGCTAGCCAAG CAACAGCACCAGGTGAGGAGGAAGCTGTTTGAGGCGTCCCACTCCCTGCGCTCCATGATGTACGGCCAGGACCGGTACCGCCGGCGCTACTGGGTTCTGCCCCACTGCGGAGGGGTCTTCATCGAGGCCATGGAGAGCGGAGAAGCTGCGGGGGAGctggacaaagagagggagaggaggaggacggcAGCAGGGGAGGTGCACATCAAGGAGGAGCCGCAGGAGGAGGAGGTGCAGAAGAAGAAACCTGGGGGCGTCGGCGGGGAGGAGAGGAGCGTCTACACCCCCGTGGGGtcagaggaagggaaggaggagaagaaaggtTCTCCCAATCTTTTCCTCTTGCAGTCAGCCTCTCTCTCCAAACTGACCACGCTCCTCCACGCCGCTAAGGACGTTGCCAAGGAAACCCGCGAAGCCGAGGCAGACCCCCGTCCCAAATACAACGGCAGCCCCACGCCACCCTCTGTTACCACGACAACAATAACAACACCACCATCCTATCCCGCCCACAACGCCTCTCTGCCCGCCTTACCTACAAGCCCCTGTGCGTTGACGGCGCCGAACCTGCCGTGCGAGGAGGCCAAGCCCGGCTTCCCCACCTCCACCTCGTCtccctcctcgttctcctctctcctgagcCCCCCACCCCAGCTTTTCAGCCCTATGAAGAcctccaccctaacccctacccctccACAGCTCCAGTACCTCCCCAGTGACCAGCTCCTCAGGGTCCTGACAGAGAGGAGCGGTCACTGGTTCACCCTGCTCCCCCGCTCCCCCTGTGACGACACCTCCCtaaccacctctccctccccaggGCCCGGCCCTCTCCAGTCCTCCCCGCTGCCCTCCTCCAGCCTCACACGGCCCAGGTCTCCCCCGGCCTCCCCCGCCCTGCCTCTCACCCCCTCGGCAGCGTCGGCCTCAGCCAGCCCCCACCATCCAGCTGGCTTCATCAACTACCCTCTGTCAGCCCTGCAG GGTAAGGCTGGCGGGTCGTTGCTGGGTCTCTCAGCGTTCTGCGGTGGCTGGCCCAGTGGAATGATGAGCCCCAGCCAGCTGCCCTTCTGCAGCAGCCCCCTGCCAGGCCACTCAGGCCTCAGCTCCGTGGAGGGCAGTGCCAACGCGGCGCCCAGCGTCTCCAGCAAGAGCGAGTCGCCTGTTCCTCCCGGCGAGAAGCTCTCGTCCACGGTGCCCTCTCCCGCCATGATGGAGGTGCCCAAGCACTCGGATCACCCCACACCATGGCCCATCCCTGagg agATGCTGTCAGGCTGGTGGCGAGTGTCAGACATTGAGGAGCTGCGCTCCCTGGTGGAGTCCCTCCACAGCCGGGGAGTCAGAGAGAAGGGCCTGCACCGACAGATGCACAAATACATGGAGCTCATCCCACAGGTCTGCACCAAGCACCGAGACG CGGCCATGATAGAGCTGTGTGAGCTGGAGGAGAGCCAGGTGAGTGTGGAGTCAGTGCGGGGGTGGTGTGTGGAGGAGCAGGCCATGGAGATGGACATCGCTGTGCTGCAGCAGGTGGAGGAGCTGGAGAGGAAGGTCACCACCGCCAGCCTGCAGGTCAAG GGCTGGATGTACCCCGAGCCCCAATCAGAGAGGGAGGACCTGGTCTACCACGAGCACAAGCCCCTCCCCAAACAACAACCAGCGGCGGGCGGCGCTGCCGACAAAGACCAACCGGAGGACAAGGCGGACCACAAGGCGGGCGGCGTGGTGCGTCACGCGGACAACCCTCTGGACATAGCGGTGACGCGGCTGGCGGACCTGGAGAGGAACATCGAGAGAAG GGGCGAAGAGGAGGTGGCCCATGGGATGAAGGTGTGGAGGAAGGCCCTGGGCGACGTCCGCAGTGCCGCCCAGCTGGCCATGTGTCTCCAGCAGCTCCAGAAGTCCATCGCCTGGGAGAGGTCCATCATGAAAGTG TACTGTCAGATCTGCAGGAAGGGTGACAACGAGGACCTGCTCCTGCTGTGTGACGGCTGTGACAAAGGCTGCCACACGTACTGTCACAAACCCAAGATCACCGCCATCCCCGAGGGGGACTGGTACTGCCCCGCCTGCATATCCAAG gcgaGCGGCCCATCTCCCAAGAACAAGAAGCTGCCCAGCAAACCGGTGGCGGGTGGAGGCGGGAAGAAACCCACCACTGCTGAGGCCAAGCGGAATGGGAAGCAGGCCGGCAACAGTAACGGTAACGTGGAGGTGTCAGAGGACGACTCGGCGAGCGCCAACAGCACCCCGAAGAAAGGAGGAGGAGCGAAAGAGCCCCCCAGCAggaaaaggaaaggagaggagagccccGCCCCGTCCCAGGCCCCGCCCACACCCCAGTCACGCAGTCAGGagagccctgtggtgtgtgtgaagAGAGCCAAGACAGCCAGAGACAACAACAGAGACCTGGGTTTGTGCAG GGTGCTCCTGGCTGAGTTGGAGCGCCACCAGGATGCCTGGCCCTTCCTCAACCCCGTCAACACCAAGGGGATCCCTGGCTACAGGAAGGTCATCAAGAAGCCCATGGACTTCGCCACCATCAGAGAGAAGCTCATCAGCAGCCA GTATCAGAATCTGGAGACTTTCATTATTGACGTCAACCTGGTTTTTGATAACTGTGAAAAGTTTAATGAAGACAATTCAGACATTGGGCGAGCGGGACACAACATGAGGAAGTTCTTTGATAAGAGATGGACAGAGCTTCTCAAGCAAATAAACTAA